A stretch of the Sphingosinithalassobacter tenebrarum genome encodes the following:
- the mdh gene encoding malate dehydrogenase: MARKKIALIGSGMIGGTLAHLAAMKELGDVVLFDIAEGMPQGKALDLSQSGPVEGFDSSLKGANDYADIAGADVVIVTAGVPRKPGMSRDDLLGINLKVMKAVGEGIAQYAPDAFVICITNPLDAMVWALREFSGLPHQKVVGMAGVLDSARFRTFLAQEFDVSVEDVTAFVLGGHGDTMVPVVEYSTVAGIPIPDLIKMGWSTQERIDAIVQRTRSGGGEIVGLLKTGSAFYAPATSAISMAESYLKDKKRLLPCAAHLTGQYGVDDLYVGVPIIIGANGVERIVEIELKGEAKDNFQTSVDAVKELLVACKGIDESLA; encoded by the coding sequence ATGGCCCGCAAGAAGATCGCGCTGATCGGTTCCGGTATGATCGGCGGCACGCTCGCGCACCTCGCCGCGATGAAGGAACTGGGCGACGTCGTCCTGTTCGACATTGCCGAAGGCATGCCGCAGGGCAAGGCGCTCGACCTGTCGCAGTCCGGCCCTGTCGAAGGCTTTGATTCGTCGCTCAAGGGTGCGAATGACTATGCCGATATCGCCGGCGCCGATGTGGTGATCGTCACCGCCGGCGTGCCGCGCAAGCCCGGCATGAGCCGCGACGACCTGCTCGGCATCAACCTCAAGGTGATGAAGGCGGTCGGCGAAGGCATCGCCCAGTATGCACCCGACGCCTTCGTGATCTGCATCACCAACCCGCTCGACGCGATGGTCTGGGCGCTGCGCGAATTTTCCGGCCTGCCGCACCAGAAGGTGGTCGGCATGGCGGGCGTGCTCGACTCGGCGCGCTTCCGCACCTTCCTCGCGCAGGAATTCGACGTGTCGGTCGAGGACGTTACGGCGTTCGTGCTGGGTGGTCATGGCGACACGATGGTCCCCGTGGTCGAATATTCGACCGTCGCGGGCATTCCGATCCCCGACCTCATCAAGATGGGCTGGTCGACTCAGGAGCGCATCGACGCGATCGTCCAGCGCACCCGTTCGGGCGGCGGGGAGATTGTCGGCCTGCTCAAGACCGGATCGGCCTTCTACGCGCCCGCCACTTCGGCGATTTCGATGGCGGAAAGCTATCTCAAGGACAAGAAGCGCCTGCTTCCCTGCGCCGCGCATCTGACCGGCCAGTATGGCGTCGACGACCTCTATGTCGGCGTGCCGATCATCATCGGCGCGAACGGTGTCGAGCGGATCGTCGAGATCGAACTCAAGGGCGAGGCGAAGGACAATTTCCAGACCTCGGTCGACGCGGTCAAGGAACTGCTGGTCGCGTGCAAGGGCATCGACGAGAGCCTCGCCTGA